Proteins encoded by one window of Salarias fasciatus chromosome 1, fSalaFa1.1, whole genome shotgun sequence:
- the supv3l1 gene encoding ATP-dependent RNA helicase SUPV3L1, mitochondrial encodes MSVNRCVYLLSRLRRHIHTRTARSSTGGCHVSPPSSLLHPPHRAAPAVCSRNVSSNSSSPKPPDTSLFVPLSLKTDSTADGAVGAELTQALDKNELLKVLNRFYKRKEMQRLAADQGLDARLFHQAFISFRKFVLEMQSLPADLHIILSDICCGAGHVDDIYPYFMRHAKQIFPMLDCMDDLRKISDLRVPANWYPEARAIQRKIIFHAGPTNSGKTYHAIQRYLTAKSGVYCGPLKLLAHEIFEKSNNAGVPCDLVTGEERTFVDLEGRAAGHVACTIEMCSVTTPYEVAVIDEIQMIRDTSRGWAWTRALLGLCAEEIHICGEPAAVDFIRELMFTTGEEVEVHNYQRLTPFSILDQAVESLDNLRPGDCIVCFSKNDIYSLSRQIEARGQECAVIYGSLPPGTKLSQAKKFNDPDDPCKILVATDAIGMGLNLSIKRIIFNSLIKPNINEKGEKQMETISTSQALQIAGRAGRFSSKFKEGEVTTMHRDDLPVLKEILSHSVDPIETAGLHPTAEQIEMFAYHLPDATLSNLVDIFVSLSQVDGLYFVCNIDDFKFLADMIQHIPLNLRSRYVFCTAPINKKQPFVCTSFLKFARQFSRDEPLTFDWVCRHVSWPLSPPKNIKDLVHLEAVHDVLDLYLWLSYRFMDMFPDTALIRDVQRELDGIIQEGVRNITRLIKNTDPTITDAVQAQGGRRAPTLGGSGKTSSGFVGRTANHGGHKGPGQTMDNSLAGRLIKDGLLTPGLLLQLQKEWSRDNDDDNKGKGRKKKKR; translated from the exons ATGTCTGTGAACCGCTGCGTGTACCTGCTTTCTCGGCTCCGGCGCCACATTCACACCCGGACGGCTCGCTCCTCCACCGGCGGCTGTCAtgtgtctcctccgtccagcttGCTACACCCACCGCATCGggctgctcctgctgtctgcagcAGAAACGTGTCCTCCAACAGCTCCTCTCCCAAACCTCCAGACACCTCACTGTTTGTCCCCTTGTCCCTGAAGACCGACAGCACCGCAGACGGGGCTGTGGGAGCCGAGCTGACCCAGGCGCTCGATAAAA ATGAACTGCTTAAAGTTTTAAACCGGTTTTATAAAAGGAAGGAGATGCAGAGGCTGGCAGCAGATCAAGGCCTGGACG CTCGTCTGTTTCATCAGGCCTTCATCAGCTTCAGGAAGTTTGTCCTTGAGATGCAGTCTCTCCCCGCTGACCTGCACATCATCCTCAGCGACATCTGCTGCGGAGCAG GTCATGTCGATGACATCTATCCATATTTCATGCGTCATGCCAAGCAGATTTTCCCCATGTTAGACTGCATGGATGACCTGAGGAAGATCTCTGACCTCCGAGTCCCTGCTAACTG GTACCCTGAGGCTCGAGCCATCCAGAGGAAGATCATTTTCCACGCTGGGCCCACCAACAGTGGTAAAACATACCATGCCATCCAGCGCTACTTGACTGCCAAGTCTGGAGTTTACTGCGGACCTCTCAAGCTGCTGGCTCACGAGATTTTTGAAAAGAGCAACAATGCT GGTGTGCCTTGTGACCTGGtcacaggagaggagaggacctTCGTGGACCTGGAGGGTCGAGCAGCTGGCCACGTGGCGTGCACCATCGAGATGTGCAGCGTCACCACGCCTT ACGAGGTGGCTGTAATTGATGAAATCCAAATGATCCGGGATACCTCCAGAGGCTGGGCCTGGACCAGAGCGCTGCTGG GCCTCTGCGCCGAGGAGATCCATATCTGTGGGGAACCAGCGGCTGTGGACTTCATCAGGGAGCTGATGTTCACCacaggagaggaggtggag GTCCACAACTACCAGCGCCTGACCCCGTTCTCCATCCTGGACCAGGCGGTGGAGTCTCTGGATAACCTGAGGCCAGGAGACTGCATTGTGTGCTTCAGCAAAAACGACATCTACTCTCTGAGCAGGCAGATTGAGGCCAGAGGACAGGAATGTGCCGTCATTTATGGGAGTTTGCCTCCAG GCACAAAACTGTCTCAGGCCAAGAAGTTCAATGACCCCGATGACCCCTGTAAGATACTAGTCGCAACGGACGCTATTGGCATGGGCCTCAACTT GAGCATCAAGCGAATCATCTTCAACAGTCTGATCAAACCCAACATTAACGAAAAAGGAGAGAAGCAGATGGAGACCATCAGCACGTCTCAGGCTCTGCAGATCGCCGGCCGCGCAGGAAG GTTCTCTTCCAAGTTTAAAGAGGGAGAAGTTACGACGATGCACAGAGATGATCTGCCCGTCTTGAAGGAAATCCTCAGCCACTCTGTAGATCCCATCGAG ACTGCAGGTCTGCATCCAACTGCAGAGCAGATTGAGATGTTTGCCTATCATCTGCCTGACGCTACGTTATCCAACCTGGTT GACATATTTGTCAGCCTCTCTCAAGTGGACGGTCTGTATTTTGTCTGCAACATTGACGACTTCAAGTTTCTGGCTGATATGATTCAGCACATCCCGCTGAACCTGAGGTCCCGCTACGTCTTCTGCACCGCTCCAATCAACAAAAAACAGCCTTTCGTTTGCACATCCTTCCTGAAG tTCGCCCGTCAGTTCAGTCGAGACGAACCTCTGACGTTTGACTGGGTCTGTCGTCATGTCAGCTGGCCGCTGTCTCCTCCCAAAAACATCAAAGATCTGGTCCACTTGGAGGCCGTCCATGACGTGCTGGACCTGTATCTGTGGCTAAG CTATCGCTTCATGGACATGTTTCCAGATACGGCTCTGATTCGAGATGTCCAGCGGGAGCTGGACGGCATCATCCAGGAGGGCGTCAGAAACATCACCCGCCTCATCAAAAACACCGACCCGACCATAACCGACGCAGTCCAGGCGCAGGGCGGCCGACGCGCGCCGACCCTCGGCGGCAGCGGAAAGACCAGCAGTGGTTTCGTGGGCAGAACCGCAAATCATGGCGGACACAAGGGCCCGGGACAGACGATGGACAACTCTCTGGCCGGCCGTCTTATCAAAGATGGGCTGCTGACCCCTGGTCTGCTCCTTCAGCTGCAGAAGGAGTGGTCCAGAGATAATGACGACGACAACAAAGGGaaagggaggaagaagaagaagcgatGA
- the vps26a gene encoding vacuolar protein sorting-associated protein 26A, which translates to MSFLGGLFGPVCEIDVLLNDAENRKTAELKTEEGKVEKHYLFYDGESVSGKVNLNVKQGGKRLEHQGIRIEFVGQIELFSDKSNTHEFVDLVKELALPGELTQNRSYDFEFMQVEKPYESYTGANVRLRYFLRVTIVRRLSDLVKEYELIVHQLATYPDVNNSIKMEVGIEDCLHIEFEYNKSKYHLKDVIVGKIYFLLVRIKIQHMELQLIKKEITGIGPSTTTETETVAKYEIMDGAPVKGESIPIRLFLAGYDLTPTMRDVNKKFSVRYFLNLVLVDEEDRRYFKQQEIVLWRKAPEKLRKRNFHQRYESPESRTQPVTAEQPEM; encoded by the exons ATG AGTTTCCTGGGAGGTTTGTTTGGGCCGGTATGTGAGATAGATGTACTGCTGAACGACGCAGAGAACAGGAAAACAGCCGAGCTGAAGACGGAGGAGGGGAAGGTGGAGAAACACTACCTGTTCTACGATGGAGAGTCCGTGTCTGGCAAG GTGAATCTCAATGTGAAGCAGGGAGGAAAGCGGCTGGAGCATCAGGGCATCCGCATCGAGTTTGTAGGCCAGATCG AGCTGTTCTCTGATAAGAGCAACACCCATGAGTTTGTGGACTTGGTCAAAGAGCTGGCGTTACCCGGAGAGCTCACCCAGAACAGAAGCTATGACTTTGAGTTCATGCAGGTGGAGAAACCCTACGAGTCCTACACTGGAGCAAACGTCAGGCTAAG ATATTTCCTCAGAGTGACAATAGTCCGCCGCCTGTCGGACCTCGTGAAGGAGTACGAGTTAATTGTCCACCAGCTGGCCACCTACCCAGATGTCAACAACTCCATCAAGATGGAGGTCGGCATCGAGGACTGTCTCCATATTGAGTTCGAGTACAATAAATCCAA ATACCACCTCAAGGATGTGATTGTTGGGAAGATTTACTTCCTGCTGGTCAGGATCAAGATCCAACACATGGAGCTCCAGCTCATCAAGAAGGAAATAACAGGCATAG GCCCCAGCAccaccacagagacagagacagtggCTAAATATGAAATCATGGATGGAGCTCCGGTGAAAGGAGAATCCATTCCCATCAGACTGTTTCTGGCCG gtTATGACTTGACGCCCACCATGAGGGATGTTAACAAGAAGTTCTCTGTGCGCTACTTCCTTAATCTGGTGCTGGTTGATGAGGAGGACAGGAGATACTTCAAACAACAG GAGATTGTTCTGTGGAGAAAAGCTCCAGAGAAGCTGAGAAAAAGAAACTTCCACCAGCGCTACGAGTCGCCGGAGTCCCGGACCCAGCCGGTCACCGCTGAGCAGCCGGAGATGTGA